In one Arachis duranensis cultivar V14167 chromosome 9, aradu.V14167.gnm2.J7QH, whole genome shotgun sequence genomic region, the following are encoded:
- the LOC110275675 gene encoding uncharacterized protein LOC110275675 yields the protein MPQKFILEVELFDLWGIDFMGPFPPSYTFKYILVAVEYVSKWVEAIATTTCDTNVVLQFLKKNIFTRFGLPKGLISDGGSHFCNKQLNSLLHKYGVTHKVATPTAFKTPVGKSPFQLVYGKACHLPVELEHKAFWATKLLNLDAQAAGEKRLLQLNELEEFRLEAYENTRIYKERAKRWHDKRISQRTFEPGQRVLLFNSKLKIFPGKLRSRWTGPYTITKVSPHGYVELLDKASNQTFTANGHRVKHYFGGPWSKEESVQMLT from the exons atgccTCAGAAGTTCATTTTGGAAGTGGAACTCTTTGATCTGTGGGGAatagacttcatgggaccttttcctCCATCTTACACATTCAAATACATTTTGGTAGCAGTAGAGTATGtctccaaatgggtagaagcaatagcCACCACCACATGTGATACCAACGTGGTCTTGCAATTCCTCAAGAAGAACATCTTCACTAGATTTGGATTGCCCAAAGGACTTATAAGTGATGGGGGAAGCCACTTCTGCAACAAGCAACTAAATTCTTTACTCCACAAATATGGTGTTACTCACAAAGTGGCCACACC gacagccttcaagacaCCCGTAGGAAAATCTCCATTTCAGTTGGTGTATGGAAAAGCATGCCACCTCCCTGTGGAGCTTGAACACAAGGCCTTTTGGGCCACCAAACTCTTGAATTTAGATGCTCAAGCAGCAGGAGAGAAGAGGTTGCTACAACTCAATGAATTGGAGGAGTTCAGATTGGAGGCATATGAAAATACCAGAATATACAAAGAGAGAGCaaagagatggcatgacaagagGATCTCCCAAAGAACATTCGAACCAGGCCAAAGGGTGTTGttattcaactcaaaattgAAGATTTTCCCTGGGAAGCTGAGGTCTAGATGGACTGGTCCATACACCATCACCAAAGTATCCCCTCATGGCTATGTAGAATTACTTGATAAAGCCTCAAATCAAACCTTCACAGCTAATGGACATAGGGTGAAGCATTATTTTGGTGGCCCCTGGAGCAAGGAAGAAAGTGTGCAAATGCTAACATGA